A single genomic interval of Anopheles marshallii chromosome 2, idAnoMarsDA_429_01, whole genome shotgun sequence harbors:
- the LOC128708660 gene encoding adenylyltransferase and sulfurtransferase MOCS3 gives MGEINGEGEIEVLENDIRTLRKQLQEKVQQLKTLKKHFQKNCITKLNNDEIARYSRQIILSEIGVQGQLKLKKAAVLVVGAGGLGCPAALYLAGAGIGRIGVLDYDEVELTNLHRQLLHTEATVGLTKVTSVQSYLEQLNSQIEIQTHHTQLTSDNAMAILEQYDVVVDATDNVATRYLLNDACVMLHKPLVSGSALQLEGQLTVYNYRGGPCYRCLFPTPPPPESVTNCGDGGVLGAITGVIGALQALETIKIILSNEGVLSGRLLLFDGQQSAFRNLKLRPKKPACAVCSETPTLTRLIDYEQFCQMKATDKDTALTLLEPCERISVREYHDGWLTTGRDHLLVDVRGVNQFEMCQLPGTPVNIPIEDILSNRRTEEIFARAQQTMLPVYVVCRRGNDSQLAVRHLAPIFRERDLPAPRDLIGGLHAWTKTIDPNFPIY, from the exons ATGGGCGAAATAAACGGTGAGGGAGAAATCGAAGTGCTGGAAAATGACATACGCACGTTGCGAAAGCAGCTGCAGGAGAAGGTACAGCAACTGAAGACCttgaaaaaacattttcaGAAA AATTGCATTACCAAGCTGAACAACGATGAGATTGCGCGTTACAGCCGCCAGATTATTCTTTCTGAGATCGGTGTACAGGGCCAGCTGAAGTTAAAAAAGGCCGCGGTGCTGGTAGTTGGTGCTGGTGGTCTCGGATGTCCTGCGGCCCTCTATCTAGCCGGAGCCGGTATCGGGCGCATTGGTGTGCTGGATTACGACGAGGTGGAGCTGACGAACCTTCATCGTCAACTACTGCACACGGAGGCCACAGTCGGTTTAACCAAGGTTACATCGGTACAGTCGTACCTGGAGCAACTGAACTCACAGATTGAAATACAGACACACCACACGCAGCTAACGAGCGATAATGCAATGGCCATTCTCGAGCAGTACGATGTGGTCGTCGATGCAACGGATAATGTGGCCACCCGGTATCTGCTGAACGATGCGTGCGTAATGCTTCACAAGCCGCTCGTTTCTGGTAGTGCGTTACAGCTCGAAGGACAGCTAACCGTGTATAACTATCGTGGTGGGCCATGCTATCGTTGCCTTTTCCcaacacctccaccaccggAATCGGTTACGAactgtggtgatggtggtgtccTGGGCGCCATCACCGGTGTGATCGGTGCCTTACAAGCATTGGAAACAATCAAAATCATCCTATCAAACGAGGGTGTGCTAAGTGGCCGGTTGCTACTGTTCGACGGTCAGCAAAGCGCGTTTCGCAATTTGAAACTGCGTCCCAAAAAACCAGCCTGTGCCGTTTGTTCTGAAACTCCCACCCTCACCAGGTTGATCGACTACGAACAGTTTTGTCAGATGAAAGCGACCGACAAGGATACGGCACTGACATTGCTAGAACCGTGCGAAAGGATTTCGGTGCGCGAATATCACGACGGGTGGCTGACGACAGGGCGGGACCATTTGTTGGTGGACGTACGGGGCGTAAATCAGTTCGAAATGTGCCAACTGCCCGGTACACCCGTTAATATACCCATCGAGGACATCCTGAGCAACAGGCGGACCGAAGAGATATTTGCACGTGCCCAGCAAACAATGCTGCCGGTGTATGTGGTTTGTCGCCGGGGTAACGATTCACAGCTGGCCGTGAGACATCTTGCACCGATATTCCGGGAGCGGGATCTTCCAGCGCCACGTGACCTGATCGGTGGACTGCACGCCTGGACGAAAACAATTGATCCAAACTTTCCCATCTATTGa
- the LOC128708665 gene encoding 50S ribosomal protein L1, protein MLSLSSIGFARWSTTPLIVASARLLHTATLDLAARKGTREKARKAKVKKVVEKVGFIRHDLRKKGKLNLNVVNKHIDDSWKQDPKDDCWVSKYCKWRVYTVEEAIQCHRETHHPTVYNLPNAPLYAHVELNMQAEKVTRFVDNFQRMVSIEHPFVHGENRNIIVFAKGQDALKEAKDAGATLVGGLELIKEIQNGDLQLAEYPFVLAHPNILPELVVIRGLLKKNKFPNPRSGTLGVNLAEMIEKYAHGINYNAAKDEQQKDFGSIVACIGTLQMDTKHLESNLTALLQDVNSMRPKREGMFVTRVLLKSPPSGENLKINPFLYIPEQGGFSKKSAKSTDTTADEEDDAEQEEELRSAAKSGAA, encoded by the exons ATGCTTTCCCTATCAAGCATTGGTTTTGCGCGATGGTCAACGACACCGCTGATAGTGGCAAGCGCCCGGCTTTTGCATACGGCCACACTGGATCTTGCTGCACGTAAGGGCACACGTGAGAAGGCACGCAAAGCAAAGGTAAAGAAGGTTGTGGAAAAAGTCGGATTCATTCGGCACGATTtgcggaaaaagggaaa GCTCAATCTCAACGTAGTGAACAAACACATCGACGACAGCTGGAAGCAGGACCCTAAGGATGATTGCTGGGTGAGCAAGTACTGTAAATGGCGCGTCTACACCGTCGAAGAGGCCATTCAGTGTCACCGGGAAACACATCACCCGACCGTGTACAATCTTCCAAATGCTCCATTGTACGCGCACGTGGAGTTAAACATGCAAGCCGAAAAAGTAACTCGATTCGTGGATAACTTCCAACGTATGGTTTCAATAGAACACCCGTTCGTGCACGGCGAAAATCGAAATATTATCGTGTTCGCTAAAGGACAGGATGCGCTAAAGGAAGCCAAAGATGCGGGTGCGACACTCGTGGGCGGGTTGGAGCTGATAAAGGAAATCCAGAACGGTGATCTACAGCTAGCGGAGTATCCGTTCGTGCTGGCACATCCCAACATTCTGCCCGAGCTGGTGGTAATACGGGGTTtgctaaagaaaaacaaattcccCAACCCTCGGTCCGGTACGCTGGGTGTAAATCTGGCGGAAATGATCGAGAAATACGCACACGGCATCAACTACAATGCTGCAAAGGATGAGCAGCAGAAAGATTTCGGTTCAATCGTTGCCTGCATCGGCACG CTACAAATGGATACGAAACACCTGGAAAGCAATCTTACCGCACTGCTACAGGATGTGAACTCGATGCGGCCGAAACGCGAAGGCATGTTCGTGACGCGCGTGCTGCTGAAAAGTCCACCATCTGGGGAGAACCTTAAGATTAACCCGTTCCTGTACATCCCGGAGCAGGGTGGGTTTAGCAAAAAGTCAGCAAAGAGCACCGACACGACCGCCGACGAGGAGGACGATGCGGAGCAAGAGGAAGAGTTAAGGAGTGCGGCGAAGAGTGGGGCAGCGTGA